A window of the Thalassospira indica genome harbors these coding sequences:
- a CDS encoding glycosyltransferase family 4 protein gives MRVTLLTNLVPPYRSDAYNALHHRAMAAGGCLRVLCTQHREPQRNWSITTPAFDHITLPGVQIPLGENRTLSLPFGVTRAVCREPSDALIINGFGIAQWQAQNWALKHHIPTVLQFDGWAGSDATYDNPLRRRLRRVMIARADGFVAASSRGASWFESHGVSPDRIWIAPIPASFPLPDISANQNLAERQYDIAWLGRTTASKGFDVFMRIAAGLSQAGIAKRIAIVGSTDIKRTNRLAKSSGLGDPVDVFGQLSPDQLPPILTNSKIALFPSRNDAYGVGVIDAIACGAVALASPFTGCAPDILRGPEILPIDNPQGWIATCKRLLDAPQLLEDTRLHQARAIANNTPAHHSDIMWQAVHQAVNQNPHMRRWE, from the coding sequence GTGAGGGTGACTTTGCTGACCAACCTTGTGCCACCCTACCGATCTGACGCCTATAACGCGCTTCATCATCGCGCGATGGCCGCAGGCGGATGTTTGCGTGTCCTATGTACCCAACATCGCGAACCACAACGCAACTGGTCAATCACAACACCCGCATTTGACCATATCACCTTGCCGGGCGTTCAAATTCCCCTTGGTGAAAACCGAACCCTATCACTTCCGTTTGGCGTCACCCGGGCTGTTTGCCGTGAACCAAGTGATGCGTTGATCATAAATGGTTTTGGCATCGCGCAATGGCAGGCGCAAAACTGGGCGCTGAAACACCACATTCCGACCGTGCTGCAATTCGATGGCTGGGCAGGCTCCGATGCCACCTATGACAATCCGCTTCGGCGCAGATTACGCCGGGTCATGATTGCCCGTGCCGATGGCTTCGTCGCCGCCAGTTCGCGCGGGGCGAGTTGGTTTGAAAGCCATGGCGTATCGCCAGATCGTATTTGGATCGCGCCCATCCCTGCGTCATTTCCCTTGCCCGATATCTCCGCCAACCAAAACTTGGCGGAACGACAATACGACATCGCCTGGCTTGGTCGCACGACGGCTTCAAAGGGCTTTGACGTCTTCATGCGGATTGCGGCAGGACTTTCACAAGCAGGCATTGCAAAACGCATCGCCATCGTTGGCAGTACCGACATCAAAAGAACCAACAGGCTTGCGAAATCATCCGGCCTTGGTGACCCGGTGGATGTATTCGGACAACTGTCCCCCGATCAACTGCCGCCCATTCTGACCAACAGCAAGATCGCCCTTTTCCCAAGCCGAAATGATGCCTATGGCGTTGGTGTAATTGATGCGATTGCCTGTGGCGCGGTTGCACTCGCAAGTCCATTCACCGGTTGCGCACCGGATATTTTGCGCGGTCCCGAAATCCTGCCGATCGATAATCCGCAAGGTTGGATCGCGACCTGCAAACGCCTTCTTGATGCGCCGCAGCTTCTCGAGGACACGCGTTTGCATCAAGCAAGGGCAATTGCCAATAACACACCAGCCCATCACAGCGACATCATGTGGCAGGCAGTTCATCAGGCGGTTAATCAAAACCCGCACATGCGACGGTGGGAATGA
- a CDS encoding glycosyltransferase family 4 protein: MITPNHNLSLKSEPSVWIISRVDQARILAKHLAEQDRLVRWDSFWRHDGTGLIRPPSRHVGTALCNIPGRHLLPDLLGKTAQKLRLPARNLYSDIPLSLLAAFRMPNADILHGQGNYSLPAMRRAKASNMITISDVTGQLAETRHVQLVDEYASHGRAHREISTFLAARRTAEARFADAVFAPSDTVADGLQRTGIAPDKIYLVPFTSPHCRALLDRERFARDDTVIRLLYVGNLSLAKGTAHLLAAWKTIRRQFRLRVELTLIGTAQPCARGLLSNLPDGVKWFGPLPHDQVADHMLSSDIFVFPSLTEGSSLATMEAMAAGCAVITTFDAGSPVINHQSGLIIPPRDQDALVTAASALITLAEMRRTIAQKARDQIARDLRDTYGTRVDHAYETILSRHG; encoded by the coding sequence ATGATCACGCCAAATCACAATCTCAGCTTGAAATCCGAGCCATCCGTCTGGATCATCAGCCGTGTCGATCAGGCCAGGATTCTGGCCAAGCACCTCGCCGAGCAGGATCGGCTGGTACGTTGGGACAGTTTTTGGCGCCATGACGGTACGGGTCTTATTCGCCCGCCATCACGCCATGTCGGCACTGCACTTTGCAACATCCCCGGCCGCCACCTTCTGCCTGATCTACTAGGAAAAACGGCCCAAAAGCTTCGGTTACCGGCACGCAATCTTTACTCTGACATTCCGCTTTCGCTGCTGGCCGCCTTTCGAATGCCAAACGCCGATATCCTGCATGGGCAGGGCAATTACAGCCTGCCTGCGATGCGTCGCGCAAAGGCAAGCAATATGATCACGATCTCCGATGTCACCGGCCAACTGGCTGAAACCCGCCATGTTCAGCTTGTCGACGAATATGCATCCCACGGCCGCGCCCACCGCGAAATATCGACCTTCCTTGCCGCTCGGCGCACGGCAGAAGCCCGATTTGCCGATGCGGTATTTGCGCCCTCGGATACGGTCGCGGACGGTCTGCAAAGAACTGGCATCGCGCCAGACAAGATATATCTGGTCCCCTTCACATCACCCCATTGTCGGGCGTTGTTGGATCGGGAACGTTTCGCGCGTGACGATACGGTCATTAGGCTTCTTTATGTTGGCAATCTGTCGCTTGCCAAGGGCACAGCCCATCTTCTGGCGGCTTGGAAAACCATCCGCCGGCAATTCCGCTTAAGGGTCGAGCTCACCCTGATCGGGACGGCGCAGCCCTGTGCCAGGGGCCTGCTTTCAAATCTGCCCGACGGGGTGAAGTGGTTTGGCCCCCTGCCGCACGATCAGGTTGCTGATCATATGTTGTCTTCCGACATTTTCGTCTTTCCCAGTCTGACAGAGGGCAGCAGCCTTGCCACCATGGAAGCGATGGCAGCTGGTTGTGCCGTCATCACCACGTTCGATGCCGGAAGTCCGGTCATCAATCATCAAAGCGGCCTGATCATCCCGCCAAGGGATCAGGATGCGCTTGTAACGGCAGCGTCGGCACTGATCACCCTGGCCGAGATGCGCCGAACCATCGCCCAAAAGGCGCGTGATCAAATCGCCCGCGACCTTCGCGACACCTATGGCACGCGGGTTGATCATGCATATGAAACCATCCTGTCGCGCCATGGTTAG
- a CDS encoding glycosyltransferase family 2 protein, with product MRDPITIITTVRDGDAYRDRYFSNLRQILVGPGDHAVIVDDGSTTPLTTPSDRLNDPRLKIIHPGKIGRGASLNLAIENSPTDLIAIQDIDDLSLPDRLDRQVDVLCNNHNQLVFARAVSDPWRPTLAALQHFSPARLYFSNPLHHSSLAMHRSVWASAGGYATDLPCCIDLDFYLRACCVAKARISRLSMPLIERTLDPGNRHFARIPNALYQKTRASVLARYRPDLPWSIWLAAAKLRELQLFSARDVR from the coding sequence ATGCGTGATCCAATCACCATCATCACGACCGTGCGCGATGGCGACGCCTATCGGGATCGCTATTTCAGCAATCTGCGCCAGATACTCGTGGGGCCCGGTGATCATGCGGTCATTGTCGATGATGGTTCAACCACACCCCTTACAACACCATCAGACCGGCTCAACGACCCACGTCTGAAAATCATTCATCCCGGCAAAATTGGACGGGGGGCATCGCTTAACCTCGCGATTGAAAACAGCCCGACCGATCTGATTGCGATTCAGGATATTGATGATCTTTCCCTGCCTGATCGGCTGGATCGGCAAGTTGACGTGCTTTGCAATAACCACAATCAACTTGTCTTCGCGCGCGCAGTGTCCGATCCGTGGCGACCGACTTTGGCGGCATTACAGCATTTTTCACCCGCACGGCTTTATTTTAGCAACCCACTGCATCATTCGTCACTTGCCATGCATCGCTCTGTCTGGGCCAGCGCGGGTGGCTATGCCACGGATTTGCCCTGCTGCATTGATCTGGATTTCTATCTGCGCGCCTGCTGCGTTGCCAAGGCCCGCATCAGTCGGCTAAGCATGCCCCTGATCGAACGTACCCTTGATCCGGGCAACCGCCATTTCGCAAGGATACCAAACGCGCTCTATCAGAAAACGCGTGCTTCCGTTCTTGCGCGTTATCGACCTGACCTGCCTTGGTCGATTTGGCTGGCGGCTGCCAAACTCCGCGAGTTGCAATTGTTTTCTGCAAGGGACGTTCGATGA
- a CDS encoding glycosyltransferase family 4 protein, whose product MTNRPKIIAMVQLPPPMHGAAQMNQFAITALAKDFVLHVIEMRFARTLSEVNRFSLRKIGLAVCLLLRLIRALPRAKALYICFAPSGFAYYRDCLYVLLAKLLCVPAILHLHGRGLPEMRRSKWSELLQKTVFKGQTVILLGESLRAEIQDLDCKSAIITNCIDDSAFVGPATKQWVPHDPIRLLWLSNLFQAKGIETLLAACAILRAQGIACDLTIAGAEGDISKAELATLLEKYQMHAAATYWGPVSDPERQAAFEKSDLFIFPSHYPNEAQPLVVLEAMAANVPVITSDIATVPEFVRDGETGRLCPPQNPEQLANAIIAAINAPEKTTAIRDAAYQMCRQNFRQDGFAEKLRQLVHSIIENH is encoded by the coding sequence ATGACCAACCGCCCAAAAATCATCGCCATGGTTCAGTTGCCACCGCCCATGCACGGGGCGGCCCAAATGAACCAGTTCGCCATTACGGCCTTGGCGAAAGACTTCGTTTTGCATGTCATTGAAATGCGCTTTGCCCGGACATTGTCCGAGGTAAATCGATTTTCGCTGCGCAAGATCGGGTTGGCGGTTTGCTTGTTGCTGCGTCTGATCCGGGCATTGCCGCGCGCCAAGGCGCTTTATATCTGCTTTGCGCCGAGTGGTTTTGCCTATTACCGCGATTGCCTCTATGTCTTGTTGGCCAAGCTCCTGTGCGTCCCTGCAATCCTGCACCTGCATGGTCGCGGTCTTCCCGAAATGCGAAGATCCAAGTGGTCGGAACTGCTTCAGAAAACAGTTTTCAAAGGGCAAACCGTCATCCTGCTCGGCGAGAGCTTGCGCGCCGAAATCCAAGACCTTGATTGCAAGTCTGCCATCATCACCAACTGCATCGATGATAGTGCTTTCGTGGGCCCAGCCACCAAACAATGGGTGCCCCATGATCCGATCCGGCTTTTATGGCTGTCCAACCTGTTTCAGGCCAAAGGCATCGAAACCCTGCTTGCTGCCTGTGCAATCCTGCGCGCGCAAGGTATCGCTTGCGATTTGACGATTGCCGGGGCTGAAGGCGACATCAGCAAAGCCGAGCTCGCCACATTACTTGAAAAATATCAGATGCATGCGGCAGCGACATATTGGGGACCAGTTTCCGATCCTGAACGGCAGGCTGCCTTTGAAAAATCTGATCTCTTCATCTTTCCCAGCCACTACCCCAACGAAGCCCAACCGCTTGTCGTGCTCGAAGCCATGGCCGCCAATGTCCCGGTGATCACCAGCGACATCGCAACCGTGCCCGAGTTTGTCCGGGACGGCGAAACCGGGCGACTGTGCCCGCCCCAAAACCCGGAACAATTGGCAAATGCGATTATCGCAGCAATCAATGCGCCGGAGAAAACAACCGCAATCCGCGATGCTGCCTATCAGATGTGCCGACAGAACTTTCGCCAAGACGGGTTTGCCGAAAAACTGCGCCAACTGGTTCACAGCATTATCGAAAATCACTGA
- a CDS encoding MmcQ/YjbR family DNA-binding protein: protein MDRDEFNAFCKSLPQTTHVVQWGGADVWKVGGKVFAIGGWATKETLGVTFKTSEIGYEVLKDMPGLRPAPYLASRGMKWIQHYDAPGLSDNDLKDHLKSSHRIVAKGLTKKLQRELDLYQDE from the coding sequence ATGGATCGGGACGAATTCAACGCCTTTTGCAAATCCCTGCCACAGACAACCCACGTTGTTCAGTGGGGTGGCGCGGATGTCTGGAAGGTCGGCGGCAAGGTGTTCGCCATTGGCGGCTGGGCCACAAAAGAGACATTGGGTGTCACATTCAAGACATCCGAAATCGGCTATGAGGTCTTGAAAGATATGCCCGGCCTGCGCCCTGCCCCCTACCTGGCATCGCGTGGCATGAAATGGATCCAGCACTACGATGCGCCGGGCTTAAGCGATAATGACCTGAAGGATCATTTAAAAAGCTCGCACCGCATTGTCGCCAAGGGTTTGACGAAAAAGCTGCAGCGCGAGCTTGATCTTTATCAGGACGAATAG
- a CDS encoding nucleotide sugar dehydrogenase, translated as MSYGRKISVIGLGYVGLPVAVAFGTSCGRTVAFDINQARIAQLKAGHDATGEVDDHELAAADLLLTADAEDLAEADFHIVTVPTPIDSSNRPDLSPLRSASKTVGAILKKGDIVVYESTVYPGATEEECVPILEELSGLKSGSDFTVGYSPERINPGDREHRFTTITKVVSGQDQATLDIVADVYGSVVTAGIHKAPTIKAAEAAKVIENTQRDLNIALMNELSLIFDRAGIDTRDVLEAAGTKWNFLKFTPGLVGGHCIGVDPYYLTHKSEELGYYPQVVLAGRRVNDGMGDVVANKVIRALLREGATKNPTVTVLGLTFKEDVPDIRNTRVIDIVRSLEEAGVTVQVHDVHADADEVAHEFDGLKLCSDSCLQPADAVVLAVSHKEYVAKGWPLVSSLLKDGKGFVADVRAVLPRDAVPTGIDLWRL; from the coding sequence ATGAGCTACGGGCGCAAGATTTCAGTTATCGGTTTGGGCTATGTCGGATTGCCGGTGGCGGTTGCATTTGGCACATCGTGTGGCCGCACCGTCGCCTTTGATATCAATCAGGCGCGGATTGCCCAGCTTAAAGCGGGTCATGACGCGACCGGCGAAGTCGATGACCATGAACTTGCCGCAGCTGATCTTTTGTTGACGGCGGACGCCGAGGATCTTGCCGAGGCCGATTTCCATATCGTAACCGTGCCGACACCGATCGACAGTTCCAACCGTCCGGACCTGTCGCCGCTGCGCTCTGCTTCGAAAACCGTTGGCGCCATCCTTAAAAAGGGCGACATTGTTGTTTACGAAAGCACGGTCTATCCGGGGGCGACCGAAGAGGAATGTGTGCCGATCCTCGAAGAACTTTCGGGCCTGAAATCGGGCAGTGATTTTACGGTCGGCTATTCTCCGGAACGTATTAACCCGGGTGATCGCGAACATCGCTTTACGACCATTACCAAGGTTGTTTCGGGTCAGGACCAGGCAACGCTTGATATCGTGGCGGATGTTTATGGCAGTGTGGTGACCGCTGGTATTCACAAGGCCCCGACCATCAAGGCGGCCGAGGCGGCGAAAGTTATTGAAAACACCCAGCGTGATTTGAACATCGCACTGATGAACGAGCTTTCACTGATCTTTGACCGCGCAGGCATTGATACCCGTGACGTGCTCGAAGCAGCAGGAACCAAATGGAACTTCCTGAAATTCACTCCGGGGCTTGTCGGTGGTCATTGCATCGGTGTGGATCCCTATTACCTGACCCATAAATCCGAAGAGCTTGGCTATTACCCGCAGGTGGTTCTGGCCGGTCGCCGGGTGAATGACGGCATGGGCGATGTGGTGGCCAACAAGGTCATCCGGGCATTGCTGCGAGAAGGGGCAACCAAGAACCCGACTGTCACGGTACTTGGTCTGACCTTTAAGGAAGACGTTCCTGATATTCGTAATACGCGTGTGATTGATATCGTTCGGTCGCTCGAAGAGGCCGGTGTCACTGTGCAGGTCCATGACGTGCATGCGGATGCGGACGAAGTGGCACACGAATTTGATGGTTTGAAGCTTTGCTCGGACAGTTGCCTGCAACCTGCAGATGCCGTTGTTCTGGCCGTGTCGCACAAGGAATACGTTGCCAAGGGCTGGCCGCTCGTCAGCAGCTTGCTTAAAGATGGCAAGGGCTTTGTCGCCGATGTGCGTGCGGTTCTGCCGCGTGATGCGGTGCCGACCGGCATCGACCTTTGGCGTCTATAA